The Chitinivorax sp. B genomic sequence TGTTACCAATAGTGTGCAGGCAAGTGCCGCCGCAGGTAAGAATCTTGTCAAATATATGAGCACAATTACTATCTTCAATTGGTGAAATATCGAAATTCTGCACTCGCGTCAAATATGCCGACATCCCAAAGTAATAATTGACAGGTCGCTCTCTGTAACTCCAGTCCCAAGGTCTAGGCGTAATTTCTACGCCACAATTGCGCTTTTCCATTTCCTTCTTTAAATAGACTACTGTCTCATCCCCGCGCATATTATATTCATATCCAGATAGCTCGGGTGAGCTCACTGCATTTGCACCTATACTGATGATCAAGCCAAGTAATGCGATACTTTTATTCATTCATTTCCCTAAGTTCAATGATTGTTAATTATTGTCTATATCAGTAACCATCAAAAAGCTGGGGAATTATAACCAATCAGGCATCTATTGACTATTAAAGTACTTTACTATAATTGTTTAAAAACATCAGATTAACTTACATTCGAATTATGGAAATAAAGATATTGTAATATTTAACTTGATATTTCATACCGTTATGTCGGACCACAATAGGGGTACGTCAGCCAAATATTCGAATTGTCGCAATTAAGCAAAACTGCAATATGAAAACGGCATGAGACTAAGCCCATGCCATTCTGGTGTCAACTATATACGGTACAGTAACAATTCAATGTGACTTCAATCACAGCCTCAAATCAAACCGCGCCACCAGTTCACGCAGCACCCGTTCAACGGTATTGCGTTTCGAATCCTGTAAGTAATCGGATAGTTCCGCTTTCTCCAAATCCTGCAAGCTATTGCCCAGCAATGCCACCAGCACTTCAGTTTTAGTGCTGACCTCATCACCAATCGCATCAATCACCTGACGAGTAGTGGATACCAAGGCCGCCTTGGGACGATCAAGCCAGAGTGTTTCATCATTCCCCGGCCGCAGGGTTGTAAACTGCCACGTGGCTTGCCAGTTCCATTGCGGGCCTTTGAAATGCAATACGGCTGTGTAATGAGTATGTGAGACAAACCCCTGTATTTCACGCTCGCGCTCAACCGCCATTGCGATCGCCGGACTCTGCAGGCTTGGCTGGCGCATCATGCTTCTTTGTCAGCAAAGTGACCATCGTAGTTGCCCTCTTAACAAACAGCCGCCACGGTGGTGCAACGTGGCGGCATCCAGAGCTAGATCAAGCGTGCGCAGCCATCGATAAGTCAACAAAAAGGTCAGCTTGCCGCTGTAAGGCGAGCGCCAGCCGTTCCAGCCCAATGCCAAACCCTGCGCCCTGTTGGTAGGCCCCGCCACCCACCACCTGTTTTTGTGCGCCCAGTTGTGGACAGCGCACCTCAAATCCCTCGCCACCCAGGTAATAGCTCAAACCGCGGCGGGCAAGTACATCGACTTCATATACCAGCCCCAGCGAATCCAGAAAACCCAAGCAGAGTGCAAGGCTGGAATCCCTTGCCACCGTGATATCGGGTGACAGATATTCGAAGCCCAGCTGGGTAAATTCGCGATAGCGCCCTGCCTGTGGTCGTTCGTATCGATAGCAACGGGCTGTATAGAAATACTGCCCATTTGGCGATTGCTGCAGAAAATCGGCAGACATTTCCTGAAAAATGGCGGTGGCCTCCGGGATCAGGCAACATGGCCGCCCTTTCTTGTCCGGGAAGGCCCACATCTGTTCGATAACTTCACTGCCACCCGCTTTGGCAATGAAGGTATCCTGGCCCCACAAGGCAGGCAGAATGACTTCTACTGCACCCGCATCAATGAAGATAGCTCCGGAAGCGCGCCTCCAGATTTCGAAGGGTGGCTGCCTCTTGGCCGATATAGATCTGGGTGCCGCGAATCTTGCTCATTTCAGTCTCCTGACTTGGAAAATAAAAAAGGCGCCGATGGCGCCTTGTGGTTTGCTGTGTGTCGGGAATCAACGCTAGTTGCGAGCAACCTGATTGCGACCGACACGATGGACAAGCATCACCATGGCGCTTGGTATAAAGCGGCAATGATGGTGATGTGAGTGATTGACTGTCTGCTTGTCCATGCCTGCAGTCTGCCATGGCTGCTTTGCGTTTTGCAAGCAGATATCCGGCAACACCCTGTTATCGATAAGCCAGCGCACAAATCTGGCCTAGCAGCCTGTCGGACTTGAGCGATCGTCGCGAGCCGAGTGGGAAAACGAGGCCGGAT encodes the following:
- a CDS encoding type IA DNA topoisomerase gives rise to the protein MMRQPSLQSPAIAMAVEREREIQGFVSHTHYTAVLHFKGPQWNWQATWQFTTLRPGNDETLWLDRPKAALVSTTRQVIDAIGDEVSTKTEVLVALLGNSLQDLEKAELSDYLQDSKRNTVERVLRELVARFDLRL
- a CDS encoding ATP phosphoribosyltransferase regulatory subunit; protein product: MWRRASGAIFIDAGAVEVILPALWGQDTFIAKAGGSEVIEQMWAFPDKKGRPCCLIPEATAIFQEMSADFLQQSPNGQYFYTARCYRYERPQAGRYREFTQLGFEYLSPDITVARDSSLALCLGFLDSLGLVYEVDVLARRGLSYYLGGEGFEVRCPQLGAQKQVVGGGAYQQGAGFGIGLERLALALQRQADLFVDLSMAAHA